One segment of Candidatus Delongbacteria bacterium DNA contains the following:
- a CDS encoding MCE family protein codes for MKYKEFLVGLVTIIGIVILIISIVWGKNYSSERKYKEIDIKFQSINNLDIGNPVELRGVNIGFVKDINLTDSCVIVIAEIFYEIAIYSDASAIIANKELMGGRKLILDQGTSKTQLDGIVNGKESKGLTESFSKLGDILDKLDPLFFGLEKLVSKVDSIMPKKNLDDRLEKIESELVLTLKESRKLMNEIDDKLISGMKGFTELSDSLSNVTPEITEMIRHFSTFSNNMSTIGNNLNDLILSLNDKTSMITDTTGSLGSLVQSREIYEKLKSSLTNLDSVLTDIKKNGVKVNMSLF; via the coding sequence ATGAAGTATAAAGAGTTTTTAGTCGGTTTAGTTACAATTATTGGAATAGTAATACTTATTATTTCAATCGTTTGGGGGAAAAATTATTCCTCTGAAAGAAAATATAAAGAGATTGATATAAAATTTCAAAGTATCAATAATCTTGATATTGGTAATCCAGTAGAACTTCGAGGTGTTAATATTGGTTTTGTAAAAGATATTAATCTCACAGATAGTTGTGTGATTGTTATAGCCGAAATATTTTATGAAATCGCTATTTACAGCGATGCTTCAGCAATAATTGCCAACAAAGAACTGATGGGAGGACGAAAATTAATTTTAGATCAAGGTACTTCTAAAACACAACTTGATGGGATCGTTAACGGCAAAGAATCAAAAGGTTTAACAGAATCTTTTTCAAAACTTGGAGATATTCTTGATAAACTTGACCCTTTGTTTTTTGGACTGGAAAAACTTGTTTCAAAAGTTGATTCGATAATGCCAAAGAAAAACCTTGATGACAGATTGGAAAAAATTGAATCAGAATTGGTACTCACTCTCAAAGAATCAAGAAAATTAATGAATGAAATTGATGATAAATTAATTTCAGGGATGAAAGGATTTACAGAACTAAGTGACTCTTTGTCAAATGTAACTCCAGAAATTACAGAAATGATAAGACATTTCTCTACATTCTCAAATAATATGTCTACTATTGGTAATAATTTGAATGATTTGATACTTTCTTTGAATGATAAAACATCAATGATTACGGATACTACGGGGTCATTGGGTTCTCTTGTTCAGAGTAGAGAAATTTACGAAAAATTGAAAAGTTCGCTTACAAACCTTGATTCAGTTTTAACTGATATTAAGAAAAACGGTGTAAAAGTAAATATGAGTTTATTTTAA
- a CDS encoding PTS sugar transporter subunit IIB gives MAQLLRIDDRLIHGQVVVGWANALHPKDIILIDDEIAEDQMEKEIYLLGVPIEYNGVVYSVEEASIKLKESADFIAVCKSPCEALKLFKSGFHFQELNLGGMHDKNETKMINHYIYLSETDIKNLDTLKNNGVEIFIQDLPNSKKIIY, from the coding sequence ATGGCTCAATTATTGAGAATAGACGACAGACTAATACACGGTCAAGTTGTTGTTGGATGGGCAAATGCACTTCATCCAAAGGATATAATTTTAATCGATGATGAAATTGCTGAAGATCAAATGGAAAAAGAAATTTACCTATTGGGAGTTCCCATCGAATACAACGGAGTGGTTTATAGTGTGGAAGAAGCATCTATAAAACTTAAAGAATCAGCAGATTTTATTGCTGTTTGTAAATCTCCCTGTGAAGCACTTAAATTATTCAAATCCGGCTTTCATTTTCAAGAACTAAATCTTGGTGGAATGCATGATAAAAATGAAACGAAAATGATTAATCACTACATTTACCTAAGTGAAACGGATATTAAAAATCTGGACACATTAAAAAATAATGGCGTGGAAATCTTTATTCAAGATCTTCCAAATTCTAAAAAAATAATTTATTGA